Proteins encoded together in one Triticum dicoccoides isolate Atlit2015 ecotype Zavitan chromosome 7B, WEW_v2.0, whole genome shotgun sequence window:
- the LOC119341527 gene encoding aldehyde dehydrogenase family 2 member C4-like, producing MASERNGDGGKERAGENGNGGGVSPEMPEIRHTKLFINGAFVDAVSGKTFVTRDPRTGDVIANIAEGDKEDVDLAVKAAREAFDHGKWPRMPGSERGRIMMKYADLVEEHADELALLESLDAGKPRMATRAVDVGTSVRSLRYFAGAADKIHGETLKMSRQFQGHTLREPIGVAGLIIPWNFPAIMFFSKVAPALAAGCTMVVKPAEQTPLSALFFAHLAKQAGVPDGVINVITGFGPTAGAAIASHMDVDMVSFTGSTSVGRLIMEASARSNLKPVSLELGGKSPLIVFDDADVDMAVGLAISANFFNKGEACVAASRVYLQEGVYDRFVKKLAERMESWVVGDPFDPRVNQGPQVDKAQYERVLSYIEHGKREGATVVAGGKPCGQKGYYIEPTVFTDVKDDMIIAKEEIFGPVMCLMKFTTVEEAIARANDTRYGLAAGVVTKDIDVANRMTRSIRAGVVWVNCYFAMDADCPFGGRKMSGFGKDDGMHALDKFLAVKSVVTPVYDSPWL from the exons GTAAGACATTCGTGACGAGGGATCCGCGCACCGGGGATGTGATCGCCAACATCGCTGAAGGCGACAAGGAGGATGTGGACCTGGCGGTGAAAGCGGCAAGAGAGGCCTTCGATCATGGCAAATGGCCTCGCATGCCCGGATCC GAAAGAGGGAGGATCATGATGAAGTACGCGGACCTGGTGGAGGAGCATGCGGACGAGCTGGCCCTGTTGGAGAGCCTGGACGCCGGCAAGCCGCGCATGGCGACCAGGGCGGTCGACGTCGGGACCTCCGTCAGGTCCCTACGCTACTTCGCCGGCGCAGCCGACAAGATCCACGGCGAGACGCTCAAGATGTCGAGGCAGTTCCAGGGGCACACCCTGCGCGAGCCCATCGGCGTCGCCGGGCTCATCATCCCCTGGAACTTCCCTGCCATCATGTTCTTCTCCAAGGTCGCCCCGGCGCTGGCCGCCGGCTGCACCATGGTCGTCAAGCCCGCCGAGCAGACCCCGCTGAGCGCCCTGTTCTTCGCTCACTTGGCCAAGCAG GCGGGAGTCCCGGATGGGGTGATCAATGTGATCACCGGCTTCGGCCCAACAGCTGGAGCAGCGATCGCGTCTCACATGGACGTCGACATGGTCAGTTTCACGGGATCAACGTCAGTTGGGAGGCTCATAATGGAGGCGTCGGCGAGGAGCAACCTGAAGCCGGTGTCCCTGGAGCTGGGCGGCAAATCTCCGCTCATCGTCTTCGACGACGCGGACGTGGACATGGCCGTGGGTCTCGCCATCAGCGCCAACTTCTTCAACAAG GGAGAAGCTTGTGTTGCAGCGAGCCGTGTGTACCTGCAAGAGGGCGTCTACGATCGGTTCGTGAAGAAGTTGGCGGAGCGCATGGAGAGTTGGGTTGTCGGGGACCCTTTCGATCCTCGCGTCAATCAAGGGCCTCAG GTAGACAAGGCTCAGTATGAGAGGGTGCTCAGCTACATCGAACATGGCAAGAGAGAAGGGGCCACCGTCGTGGCGGGAGGGAAGCCCTGTGGCCAGAAAGGTTACTACATCGAGCCCACTGTTTTCACTGATGTTAAG GATGACATGATCATAGCAAAGGAGGAGATCTTCGGGCCCGTCATGTGCCTGATGAAGTTCAC GACGGTGGAGGAGGCGATCGCGAGGGCCAACGACACGAGGTACGGGCTGGCGGCGGGGGTGGTGACCAAGGACATCGACGTGGCCAACAGGATGACGCGGTCGATCCGCGCCGGGGTGGTGTGGGTCAACTGCTACTTCGCCATGGACGCCGACTGCCCGTTCGGGGGCCGCAAGATGAGCGGGTTCGGCAAAGACGACGGCATGCACGCGCTCGACAAGTTCCTCGCCGTCAAGTCCGTCGTCACCCCCGTCTACGACTCGCCCTGGCTCTAG